From the genome of Streptomyces sp. V1I1, one region includes:
- a CDS encoding DUF3099 domain-containing protein — MYARRRHAYFLLMGTCLALFVSAWAVVRLWSVPVAVGMCVVAMIIPPFAAMVANRRGPEDRWWDDPSGDPKSDEWWDELDGKKRRNNQ, encoded by the coding sequence ATGTACGCGCGACGTCGCCACGCCTACTTTCTGCTGATGGGGACGTGCCTGGCGCTCTTCGTCTCCGCCTGGGCCGTGGTGCGTCTGTGGTCCGTTCCCGTCGCCGTCGGCATGTGCGTCGTCGCCATGATCATCCCGCCGTTCGCCGCGATGGTCGCGAACCGGCGCGGGCCCGAGGACCGCTGGTGGGACGACCCGTCCGGGGACCCCAAGTCCGACGAGTGGTGGGACGAGCTGGACGGCAAGAAGCGCCGGAACAACCAATGA
- a CDS encoding S1C family serine protease, which translates to MTDYYRYPQPEPQPEPYDTGAYLPPPLHPPAPPPPPHRAKAKRPVALIVAVAVAAAVIGGGASALVGQFVGGDKSSGTGVTGTNVSRSSTGTVSGVAQAVSPSIVEISATSSAGQSTGSGVIITADGEVITNNHVVSGADTVKVKLSDGKTYTAKVVGTDPDKDLALIKLQGATGLKAASLGASSKVKVGDEVVAIGSPEGLTGTVTSGIVSALNRDVTVAKDQDQGRQQQQDGGWPFEFGGQQFNGDTGDSKTTYKAIQTDASLNPGNSGGALINMNGEIIGINSAMYSPSSATGSTAGSVGLGFAIPIDTVKADLDDLRSGGNS; encoded by the coding sequence ATGACGGACTATTACCGCTACCCGCAGCCTGAGCCACAGCCGGAGCCGTACGACACCGGCGCCTACCTTCCGCCCCCACTCCACCCCCCCGCGCCCCCGCCCCCACCGCACCGTGCCAAGGCCAAGCGGCCCGTCGCGCTCATCGTCGCCGTTGCCGTCGCAGCCGCGGTCATCGGCGGCGGAGCCTCCGCGCTCGTCGGGCAGTTCGTCGGCGGCGACAAGAGCAGCGGTACCGGCGTGACCGGCACCAATGTGTCGCGGAGCAGCACCGGCACAGTCTCCGGCGTCGCCCAGGCCGTCTCGCCGAGCATCGTGGAGATCAGCGCGACCTCCTCCGCCGGGCAGTCCACCGGCTCCGGCGTGATCATCACCGCCGACGGTGAGGTCATCACCAACAACCACGTCGTCTCCGGCGCCGACACCGTCAAGGTGAAGCTCAGCGACGGCAAGACGTACACCGCCAAGGTGGTCGGCACCGACCCCGACAAGGATCTCGCTCTCATCAAGCTGCAGGGCGCGACAGGCCTCAAGGCGGCTTCCCTCGGCGCCTCCAGCAAGGTCAAGGTCGGCGACGAGGTCGTCGCGATCGGCTCGCCCGAGGGCCTGACCGGCACCGTCACCAGCGGGATCGTCTCCGCGCTCAACCGCGATGTGACCGTCGCGAAGGACCAGGACCAAGGCCGGCAGCAACAGCAGGACGGCGGCTGGCCCTTCGAATTCGGCGGGCAGCAGTTCAACGGCGACACCGGCGACTCCAAGACCACCTACAAGGCCATCCAGACCGACGCCTCGCTCAACCCCGGCAACTCCGGCGGCGCGCTCATCAACATGAACGGCGAGATCATCGGCATCAACTCCGCGATGTACTCGCCCAGTTCGGCCACCGGCTCCACCGCCGGCAGCGTCGGCCTCGGCTTCGCCATCCCCATCGACACCGTCAAGGCCGACCTCGACGACCTGCGCTCCGGCGGCAACAGCTGA
- a CDS encoding response regulator transcription factor, whose translation MTTPREGDRILIVDDEPAVREALQRSLAFEGYGTEVAVDGVDALARAEAYAPDLIVLDIQMPRMDGLTAARRLRAAGSTTPILMLTARDTVGDRVTGLDAGADDYLVKPFELDELFARIRALLRRSSYATTAGAAPDDDVLAFADLRMDLATREVHRGTRRVELTRTEFTLLEMFLAHPRQVLTREQILKAVWGFDFEPSSNSLDVYVMYLRRKTEAAGEPRLVHTVRGVGYALRSGGPE comes from the coding sequence ATGACTACCCCCCGTGAAGGCGACCGCATCCTCATCGTCGACGACGAGCCCGCCGTCCGTGAGGCGCTCCAGCGCTCGCTCGCCTTCGAGGGGTACGGGACCGAGGTCGCCGTCGACGGCGTGGACGCCCTCGCCCGGGCGGAGGCGTACGCGCCCGATCTGATCGTGCTCGACATCCAGATGCCCCGGATGGACGGCCTGACCGCGGCCCGGCGGCTGCGCGCCGCCGGGTCGACGACGCCGATCCTGATGCTGACCGCGCGGGACACGGTCGGCGACCGGGTCACCGGGCTGGACGCGGGCGCCGACGACTATCTGGTCAAGCCCTTCGAGCTGGACGAGCTGTTCGCCCGGATCCGCGCGCTGCTGCGGCGCAGCTCGTACGCGACGACCGCGGGCGCGGCTCCCGACGACGACGTGCTGGCCTTCGCCGATCTGCGGATGGACCTGGCGACGCGCGAGGTCCACCGCGGCACGCGCCGGGTGGAGCTGACTCGTACGGAGTTCACGCTGCTGGAGATGTTTCTCGCGCATCCGCGCCAGGTGCTGACCCGGGAGCAGATCCTCAAGGCGGTCTGGGGCTTCGACTTCGAGCCCAGTTCGAATTCGCTGGATGTGTATGTGATGTATCTGCGACGCAAGACGGAGGCGGCCGGCGAGCCGCGCCTGGTCCACACGGTGCGCGGCGTGGGGTACGCGCTGCGGTCGGGCGGCCCGGAGTGA
- a CDS encoding FABP family protein, giving the protein MIEIPSDLNPDLVPLAFLLGNWEGVGVSDFPGAEKCNFGQEVTFSHDGRDFVEYVSRTWVLDAEGNKVRPLESESGYWRIDSDRKIEVVMARDQGIVEIWYGELADQKPQIDLVTDAVARTAASGPYSGGKRLYGYVKGDLMWVGEKTTPEVPLRPYMSAHLKKVVSPEQVEAWAKDLGDLPDDGIAFFK; this is encoded by the coding sequence ATGATCGAGATTCCGTCCGACCTGAACCCGGACCTCGTCCCCCTCGCCTTCCTCCTCGGCAACTGGGAAGGCGTGGGCGTATCCGACTTCCCCGGCGCCGAGAAGTGCAACTTCGGCCAGGAGGTCACCTTCAGCCACGACGGCCGGGACTTCGTCGAGTACGTCTCGCGCACGTGGGTGCTCGACGCCGAGGGCAACAAGGTCCGCCCGCTGGAGTCCGAGTCCGGCTACTGGCGTATCGACTCCGACCGCAAGATCGAAGTCGTCATGGCCCGTGACCAGGGCATCGTCGAGATCTGGTACGGCGAGCTCGCCGACCAGAAGCCGCAGATCGACCTGGTGACGGACGCGGTGGCGCGCACCGCGGCCTCCGGCCCGTACAGCGGTGGCAAGCGGCTCTACGGCTATGTGAAGGGCGACCTGATGTGGGTGGGCGAGAAGACCACTCCGGAGGTCCCGCTGCGGCCGTACATGTCGGCGCATCTGAAGAAGGTCGTCTCCCCGGAGCAGGTCGAGGCGTGGGCCAAGGACCTCGGCGACCTCCCCGACGACGGCATCGCCTTCTTCAAGTAA
- a CDS encoding response regulator transcription factor, whose translation MSSLLLLTNALQPSTEVLPALGLLLHNVRVAPAEGPALVDTPGADVILIDGRRDLPQVRSLCQLLRSTGPGCPLILVVTEGGLAAVTADWGIDDVLLDTAGPAEVEARLRLAMGRQHITSDDSPMEIRNGDLSVDEATYSAKLKGRVLDLTFKEFELLKYLAQHPGRVFTRAQLLQEVWGYDYFGGTRTVDVHVRRLRAKLGPEHESLIGTVRNVGYRFVAPEKVERAAKEADAKAAAPVARTEDPAEVQEAAVRPAQR comes from the coding sequence ATGAGCTCTCTGCTGCTCCTGACCAATGCCCTCCAGCCGTCGACGGAGGTGCTTCCCGCCCTCGGACTGCTTCTGCACAACGTACGGGTGGCCCCCGCCGAGGGCCCGGCCCTCGTCGACACCCCCGGTGCCGACGTGATCCTTATCGACGGCCGCCGCGATCTGCCGCAGGTCCGGTCGCTGTGCCAGCTGCTGCGCTCCACCGGGCCCGGCTGTCCGCTGATCCTCGTCGTCACGGAGGGCGGGCTCGCGGCCGTCACCGCGGACTGGGGCATCGACGACGTGCTGCTCGACACGGCGGGTCCCGCCGAGGTCGAGGCGAGGCTGCGCCTCGCGATGGGCCGCCAGCACATCACCTCGGACGACTCTCCGATGGAGATCCGCAACGGCGATCTTTCGGTCGACGAGGCGACGTACAGCGCGAAGCTGAAGGGGCGGGTCCTGGACCTGACCTTCAAGGAGTTCGAGCTGCTGAAGTACCTCGCGCAGCACCCGGGGCGGGTCTTCACCCGCGCGCAGCTGCTCCAGGAGGTCTGGGGCTACGACTACTTCGGCGGTACGCGCACGGTCGACGTGCATGTACGGCGGCTGCGGGCGAAGCTCGGCCCGGAGCACGAGTCGCTGATCGGGACCGTACGGAACGTCGGCTACCGCTTCGTCGCGCCGGAGAAGGTCGAGCGCGCGGCCAAGGAGGCCGATGCGAAGGCGGCGGCTCCTGTCGCCCGTACGGAGGATCCGGCGGAGGTGCAGGAAGCCGCCGTACGCCCTGCCCAGAGGTAG
- a CDS encoding cell wall metabolism sensor histidine kinase WalK, which produces MRRFRALPLRSRLALLVAVAVAVAVAAVSTTCWFVVRGKLYDEIDSKLKAASAPLQGEEIAAALRSCSQTPAARTGYGPKPVFYLQLVQAGSGKPCVAAGSAGTVQVDSSDQEVARNADPTVWTLRNGQDTEGKDVRVLTAAAVVQGPASGVVTDTAVMIAYPLKETEGTLNDLALLLLVVSGVGVLGAGAAGLWVARAGLKPVDRLTGAVEHVARTEDLTVRIPVEGEDEIARLSRSFNSMTAALASSRDRQAQLIADAGHELRTPLTSLRTNIELLARSEETGRAIPPADRTALMASVKAQMTELAALIGDLQELSRPDAVDRGPLKVVALHEIAEAALERARLRGPELTFAADLAPWYVRAEPAALVRALVNVLDNSVKFSPPGGTVEVALKGGELTVRDHGPGIPADELPYVFERFWRSPSARSLPGSGLGLSIVARTVQQSGGEVSIEPAAGGGTRAVIRLPGAATPPPA; this is translated from the coding sequence ATGAGAAGGTTCCGTGCGCTGCCCCTGCGGTCGCGGCTGGCGCTGCTGGTGGCGGTCGCGGTGGCGGTCGCGGTCGCGGCCGTATCCACCACCTGCTGGTTCGTCGTGCGCGGCAAGCTGTACGACGAGATCGACTCCAAGCTGAAAGCCGCGAGCGCGCCCTTGCAGGGCGAGGAAATCGCCGCCGCGTTGCGCAGCTGTTCCCAGACCCCCGCCGCGCGGACCGGCTACGGCCCCAAGCCCGTCTTCTACCTCCAGCTCGTCCAAGCCGGCAGCGGCAAACCGTGCGTCGCCGCCGGCTCCGCCGGCACCGTCCAGGTCGACAGCAGTGACCAGGAGGTGGCGCGGAACGCGGACCCGACCGTCTGGACGTTGCGCAACGGCCAGGACACCGAAGGGAAGGATGTCCGCGTACTCACCGCCGCGGCCGTCGTCCAGGGCCCGGCGAGCGGGGTCGTGACGGACACCGCGGTGATGATCGCGTACCCGCTCAAGGAGACCGAGGGCACCCTCAACGATCTGGCGCTCCTGCTGCTCGTCGTGTCCGGCGTCGGCGTCCTGGGCGCGGGCGCGGCCGGGCTGTGGGTCGCGCGGGCCGGGCTCAAACCGGTCGACCGGCTCACCGGGGCGGTCGAGCATGTCGCCCGCACCGAGGATCTGACCGTACGCATCCCGGTCGAGGGCGAGGACGAGATCGCCCGGCTGTCCCGCTCCTTCAACTCGATGACCGCCGCGCTCGCCTCCTCCCGGGACCGGCAGGCGCAGCTGATCGCGGACGCCGGGCACGAGCTGCGTACGCCGCTGACCTCGCTGCGTACGAATATCGAACTGCTGGCCCGCAGCGAGGAGACGGGCCGGGCGATCCCGCCCGCGGACCGTACGGCGCTGATGGCCTCGGTCAAGGCGCAGATGACCGAACTGGCGGCCCTCATCGGTGACTTGCAGGAGCTGTCGCGGCCCGACGCGGTGGACCGGGGACCGCTGAAGGTGGTCGCCCTGCACGAGATCGCCGAGGCAGCGCTGGAGCGGGCCCGGCTGCGCGGGCCCGAGCTGACCTTCGCGGCGGACCTGGCGCCCTGGTACGTACGGGCGGAGCCGGCCGCGCTGGTGCGGGCGCTGGTCAACGTCCTGGACAACTCGGTGAAGTTCTCGCCGCCGGGCGGGACGGTCGAGGTGGCTCTCAAGGGCGGCGAGCTGACGGTACGGGACCACGGTCCCGGCATCCCCGCCGATGAACTCCCGTACGTCTTCGAGCGGTTCTGGCGCTCGCCGTCGGCGCGGAGTCTGCCCGGCTCCGGTCTTGGGCTGTCGATCGTGGCCCGTACGGTCCAGCAGTCGGGCGGCGAGGTTTCGATCGAGC
- a CDS encoding Fur family transcriptional regulator, with the protein MVSTDWKSDLRQRGYRLTPQRQLVLEAVDTLEHATPDDILSEVRKTASGVNISTVYRTLELLEELGLVSHAHLGHGAPTYHLADRHHHIHLVCRDCTNVIEADVAVAADFTAKLRKTFGFETDMKHFAIFGRCKKCAAEASTTES; encoded by the coding sequence GTGGTGAGCACCGACTGGAAGAGCGATCTGCGGCAGCGCGGCTACCGGCTGACCCCGCAGCGCCAGCTTGTCCTCGAAGCCGTCGACACCCTTGAGCACGCGACGCCCGACGACATCCTCTCCGAGGTCCGAAAGACCGCGTCCGGTGTGAACATCTCCACCGTCTACCGCACCCTGGAGCTCCTCGAAGAGCTCGGCCTGGTCTCCCACGCCCACCTCGGCCACGGCGCCCCCACCTACCACCTCGCGGACCGCCACCACCACATCCACCTGGTCTGCCGGGACTGTACGAATGTGATCGAGGCGGATGTCGCGGTCGCCGCCGACTTCACCGCGAAGCTGCGCAAGACCTTCGGCTTCGAGACGGACATGAAGCACTTCGCGATCTTCGGCCGCTGCAAGAAATGCGCCGCTGAGGCTTCAACTACCGAGTCGTAG
- a CDS encoding DUF1416 domain-containing protein — protein sequence MCGAKAGGPDASTIKPGETTIQGSVTRDGEPVTGYVRLLDSTGEFTAEVPTSATGQFRFYAAEGTWTVRALVPGGTADRTVVAQTGGLAEVAIAV from the coding sequence ATGTGTGGAGCAAAGGCCGGCGGCCCCGACGCTTCGACGATCAAGCCCGGTGAGACGACGATCCAGGGCAGCGTGACCCGTGACGGCGAGCCCGTCACCGGCTACGTCCGCCTGCTGGACTCGACCGGCGAGTTCACCGCCGAGGTCCCGACCTCGGCGACCGGACAGTTCCGCTTCTACGCGGCCGAGGGCACGTGGACGGTGCGCGCTCTCGTTCCGGGCGGCACGGCGGACCGCACGGTCGTCGCGCAGACCGGCGGCCTGGCTGAGGTAGCCATCGCCGTTTGA
- a CDS encoding MoaD/ThiS family protein, producing MAAGTIRYWAAAKAAAGIAEEPYAAGTLAEALDAVRERHPGELTRVLQRCSFLIDGDPVGTRGHETVRLAEGGTVEVLPPFAGG from the coding sequence ATGGCAGCGGGAACGATCCGCTACTGGGCCGCGGCCAAGGCAGCGGCCGGGATCGCGGAGGAGCCGTACGCGGCGGGAACGCTCGCCGAGGCGCTCGACGCCGTGCGCGAGCGGCACCCGGGGGAGCTGACGCGCGTACTGCAACGGTGTTCGTTCCTCATCGACGGTGACCCCGTCGGGACCCGCGGCCATGAGACCGTACGGCTTGCCGAGGGCGGCACGGTCGAGGTGCTCCCGCCGTTCGCAGGAGGGTGA
- a CDS encoding putative leader peptide — protein sequence MKRQADLTKRRAVDLCRVAAMLCRAF from the coding sequence ATGAAGCGACAGGCGGATCTCACGAAGCGGCGGGCAGTAGACCTGTGCCGCGTCGCCGCCATGCTCTGTCGCGCTTTCTGA
- a CDS encoding alpha/beta hydrolase produces MSSEAEGSFRRSIIPSLTRGPRRKILLTEDGVRIEAVYEPCTAGVTDTAIVVAHGFTGSVDRPAVRRAARAFAQRAAVVTFSFRGHGASGGRSTVGDREVLDLAAAVEWARAFGHSRVVTVGFSMGGSVVLRHAAMHGGRTEARTDAVAAVSAPARWYYRGTAPMRRLHWVVTRPLGRLVGRYGLGTRIHPEDWSPVPLSPVESVPLIAPTPLLIVHGDRDPYFPLDHPRMLAAAAREGTAELWLEPGMGHAENAADDELLGRLADWLVAE; encoded by the coding sequence ATGAGTTCCGAGGCAGAGGGGTCTTTCCGCAGATCAATTATTCCCTCGCTCACGCGGGGGCCGCGTCGCAAGATCCTCCTTACGGAAGACGGGGTCCGAATTGAGGCCGTGTACGAGCCGTGTACGGCAGGTGTCACGGACACCGCGATCGTTGTCGCGCACGGGTTCACGGGGTCGGTGGACCGGCCCGCGGTGCGCCGGGCGGCGCGGGCGTTCGCGCAGCGTGCGGCCGTGGTCACTTTCTCGTTTCGGGGGCACGGAGCATCCGGCGGCCGCTCCACGGTCGGCGACCGCGAGGTGCTCGATCTGGCGGCCGCGGTGGAGTGGGCGCGTGCCTTCGGTCACAGTCGCGTGGTGACAGTCGGGTTCTCCATGGGCGGCTCGGTGGTACTGCGGCACGCTGCGATGCACGGGGGGCGCACTGAGGCGCGTACGGACGCGGTCGCCGCCGTCAGCGCCCCCGCACGCTGGTACTACCGCGGTACGGCCCCGATGCGTCGGCTGCACTGGGTGGTCACCCGGCCTCTCGGCCGGCTCGTCGGCCGCTACGGCCTCGGCACCCGGATCCACCCAGAGGACTGGAGCCCCGTCCCCCTCTCCCCGGTCGAGTCCGTGCCGCTCATCGCCCCGACACCGCTGCTGATCGTGCACGGCGACCGCGACCCGTACTTTCCCCTGGACCACCCGCGCATGCTCGCGGCCGCGGCCAGGGAAGGAACGGCCGAGCTATGGCTGGAGCCGGGCATGGGACATGCCGAGAACGCCGCGGACGACGAGCTGCTCGGCCGCCTCGCAGACTGGCTCGTCGCCGAGTAG
- a CDS encoding DsrE family protein, giving the protein MAKKLVIKVTAGADAPERCSQAFTVAAVAVASGVEVSLWLTGESAWFALPGRAAEFELPHAAPLPDLIESIKAAGQITLCTQCAVRRDITEKDVLDGVRIAGAQVFVSEIMPDGVQALVY; this is encoded by the coding sequence ATGGCGAAGAAGCTCGTGATCAAGGTGACCGCCGGCGCGGACGCGCCCGAGCGCTGCTCGCAGGCCTTCACGGTGGCGGCCGTCGCCGTGGCCAGCGGGGTGGAGGTGTCGCTCTGGCTGACCGGCGAGTCCGCGTGGTTCGCACTGCCGGGACGGGCGGCGGAGTTCGAACTGCCGCATGCGGCGCCGCTGCCGGATCTGATCGAGTCGATCAAGGCGGCGGGGCAGATCACGCTGTGCACGCAGTGCGCGGTGCGGCGCGACATCACGGAGAAGGATGTGCTCGACGGCGTACGGATCGCGGGCGCGCAGGTCTTCGTCAGCGAGATCATGCCGGACGGCGTCCAGGCCCTCGTCTACTGA
- a CDS encoding sulfurtransferase produces the protein MSRSDVLVDADWVEAHIDDPKVVIVEVDEDTSAYDKNHIKNAVRIDWKSDLQDPVRRDFVDQEGFEKLLSAKGIANDDTVVLYGGNNNWFASYAYWYFKLYGHDSVKLLDGGRKKWELDSRDLVDGAQVPERAATEYKAKAQDTSIRAFRDEAVAAIGNENLVDVRSPDEFSGKLLAPAHLPQEQSQRPGHIPSARNIPWSKNANDDGTFKSDDELKELYAEEQVDLTKDTIAYCRIGERSALTWFVLHELLGIENVKNYDGSWTEYGSLVGVPIELGANK, from the coding sequence ATGAGCCGCAGCGACGTCCTGGTAGACGCCGACTGGGTCGAGGCCCACATCGACGACCCGAAGGTCGTCATCGTCGAGGTCGACGAGGACACCTCCGCGTACGACAAGAACCACATCAAGAACGCCGTCCGGATCGACTGGAAGTCCGACCTTCAGGACCCGGTCCGCCGTGACTTCGTCGACCAGGAGGGTTTCGAGAAGCTCCTGTCCGCGAAGGGCATCGCCAACGACGACACCGTCGTTCTCTACGGCGGCAACAACAACTGGTTCGCTTCGTACGCGTACTGGTACTTCAAGCTCTACGGCCACGACAGCGTCAAGCTCCTCGACGGCGGCCGCAAGAAGTGGGAGCTGGACTCCCGCGACCTGGTCGACGGCGCTCAGGTGCCCGAGCGAGCCGCGACCGAGTACAAGGCCAAGGCCCAGGACACCTCGATCCGCGCCTTCCGCGACGAAGCCGTCGCCGCGATCGGCAACGAGAACCTGGTGGACGTGCGCTCGCCCGACGAGTTCAGCGGCAAGCTGCTCGCCCCGGCGCACCTCCCGCAGGAGCAGTCGCAGCGCCCGGGTCACATCCCGAGCGCCCGCAACATCCCGTGGTCCAAGAACGCCAACGACGACGGCACCTTCAAGTCGGACGACGAGCTCAAGGAGCTCTACGCCGAGGAGCAGGTGGACCTGACGAAGGACACGATCGCGTACTGCCGTATCGGTGAGCGCTCCGCGCTCACCTGGTTCGTGCTGCACGAGCTGCTCGGTATCGAAAACGTCAAGAACTACGACGGCTCGTGGACCGAGTACGGCTCCCTCGTCGGCGTGCCGATCGAGCTCGGCGCCAACAAGTAA
- a CDS encoding DUF2993 domain-containing protein — protein MRALRILLIIAVIIGGIFVAADRIAVNMAESEAADKIKSSQGLSSTPEISIKGFPFLTQVVGKELDEVDVSLSGITATAGGHSVNVTEVRAELRSVRIDSSFSSAVADRADGSARISYADLTKAAPKGATISYAGPDRAAKGQVKVTGPLADLLEGAGVPVPGAVERLLKGRTVSAHSTVLLKGGSTVQLRAEELPKLPVPGFDEKLRKAIDYDLKIAGMPSSIKLDKVAATDAGLRFSGTGTNVSLAG, from the coding sequence ATGCGCGCACTGCGAATACTGCTGATCATCGCCGTGATCATCGGGGGCATCTTCGTCGCCGCCGACCGGATCGCGGTCAACATGGCGGAGTCCGAGGCCGCCGACAAGATCAAGAGCAGCCAGGGGCTGAGCTCGACCCCGGAGATCTCCATCAAGGGCTTCCCCTTCCTCACCCAGGTGGTGGGCAAGGAGCTCGACGAGGTGGACGTCAGCCTGTCCGGCATCACCGCCACCGCGGGCGGCCACTCGGTCAACGTGACCGAGGTCAGGGCCGAGCTGCGCAGCGTACGGATCGACAGCAGCTTCTCCTCCGCCGTCGCGGACCGGGCCGACGGCTCCGCCCGGATCTCCTACGCCGACCTGACGAAGGCCGCGCCGAAGGGCGCCACGATCAGCTACGCGGGACCCGACCGGGCGGCGAAGGGCCAGGTCAAGGTCACCGGACCGCTCGCCGACCTGCTCGAGGGCGCGGGCGTTCCGGTTCCCGGCGCGGTGGAGCGACTGCTCAAGGGCCGCACGGTCAGCGCCCACAGCACGGTCCTGCTCAAGGGCGGCAGCACGGTCCAGCTGAGGGCCGAGGAGCTGCCGAAGCTGCCGGTCCCGGGCTTCGACGAGAAGCTGCGCAAGGCCATCGACTACGACCTGAAGATCGCCGGGATGCCGTCGAGTATCAAGCTGGACAAGGTCGCGGCGACGGACGCCGGACTGCGGTTCTCGGGTACGGGTACGAACGTCTCGCTGGCCGGCTAG
- a CDS encoding LacI family DNA-binding transcriptional regulator, whose product MAKVTRDDVARLAGTSTAVVSYVINNGPRPVAPATRERVLAAIKELGYRPDRVAQAMASRRTDLIGMIVPDARQPFFAEMAHAVEQAAAERGKMVLVGNSDYRDEREVHYLRAFLGMRVSGLILVSQGPSERAAAEIEAWDARVVLLHERPEAIDDVAVVTDDIGGAQLATRHLLEHGHPYVACLGGIESTPAVGDPVTDHVEGWRRAMLESGRSVEGRLFQAPFNRYDAYLVALKLLSGPERPPAIFCATDDQAIGVLRAARELRIDVPGELAVAGFDDVKEAALTDPPLTTISSDRPAMARAAVDLVLDDGLRVAGSRRERVKQFPSGLVIRRSCGCG is encoded by the coding sequence GTGGCCAAGGTGACGCGGGACGATGTGGCGAGACTGGCGGGTACGTCGACCGCGGTCGTCAGCTACGTCATCAACAACGGACCCCGGCCGGTTGCCCCGGCCACGCGCGAGCGGGTGCTCGCCGCGATCAAGGAGCTGGGTTACCGGCCGGACCGGGTCGCCCAGGCGATGGCCTCGCGGCGGACCGACCTCATAGGAATGATCGTGCCGGACGCGCGCCAGCCGTTCTTCGCGGAGATGGCGCACGCGGTGGAACAGGCCGCGGCGGAACGCGGAAAAATGGTACTCGTCGGGAACTCCGACTACCGCGACGAGCGCGAGGTCCACTATCTGCGGGCCTTCCTCGGGATGCGGGTCTCGGGGCTGATCCTGGTCAGCCAGGGCCCGAGCGAACGGGCGGCGGCGGAGATCGAGGCGTGGGACGCGCGGGTCGTCCTCCTGCATGAACGCCCCGAGGCGATCGACGACGTCGCGGTCGTCACGGACGACATCGGCGGCGCGCAACTGGCGACGCGGCATCTGCTGGAGCACGGGCATCCGTATGTCGCCTGCCTCGGCGGCATCGAGTCGACCCCGGCGGTCGGCGACCCGGTGACGGACCACGTCGAGGGCTGGCGCCGGGCGATGCTGGAGTCGGGCCGCTCGGTGGAGGGCCGGCTCTTTCAGGCCCCGTTCAACCGCTACGACGCGTATCTCGTGGCCCTCAAACTGCTCTCGGGCCCGGAGCGTCCGCCGGCGATCTTCTGCGCGACGGACGACCAGGCGATCGGCGTCCTGCGCGCGGCGCGTGAACTGCGCATAGACGTCCCGGGCGAGCTGGCGGTGGCAGGCTTCGACGACGTCAAGGAGGCGGCGCTGACGGACCCGCCGTTGACGACGATCTCCTCGGACCGCCCGGCGATGGCACGGGCGGCGGTGGACCTGGTCCTGGACGACGGCCTGAGGGTGGCGGGTTCGCGCCGGGAGAGGGTGAAGCAGTTCCCATCGGGCTTGGTAATCCGCCGCTCGTGCGGCTGCGGTTAG